GTAGTTGTAATTGCCCGTGTAAGGGCTTGTTTTGCTTTGGAGCTGAGTAGAAGGGGTAGTGTATCTTGCTCTGTTTGTGTTTCTGTTGATTCGCCTCTGCTGGTAGGCCTGCTGACCGGTACGGGGGATATCCCTTTCCGCAGCAGTCAATGCTGAAGTGAACAGCAGAATTAGTATGCATATAATATTTCTTCTCATAATAGCGCCCTCGAATAAATAAATTATCATACGCCGATTTTAAAATATTAAACCCTTCAAGTCAAACAAATACACAGGTAAGATTTTGCAATATTAAAGCTTATATCTCTATTCCTTTTACACTTGCCTTATTATTTTTGTTCGCTTTAGAACTGTGAAGGTTAGGTGATATGGCTAATCTTGATATCTCAAAAATATTTTATTGCTTGAAATCAGCCTGTGAATTTGATATTTTATTCGGGCTTAAAGTGGGAAATCAGGTCTATTTGGAAAGGGTACTGATAATATGTATTCCGAATCTTCGCAAGACGAAAAATTTCCCGAAACTGCCGGGATCGCGAAGGCAGCTACGGGAATTAATGGCTTGGATGAAATACTGATGGGCGGTCTGCCGTCCGGTTCGCTTACGCTCATAAACGGCGGTCCAGGGACAGGCAAGACGATCCTTGGTTCAGAATTTATATATCGCGGGGCGATTAACGGCGAACCCGGGATAATTCTTTCATTTGAAGAGAAAGCTGAAACACTGAAGAATAACGCTTTAACCCTTGGCTGGGATTTCAGGAAGCTTGAAAATGAAAATAAGCTTTCAGTTATTGAAGCAAGGATAGACCCTCAAGCGGTGCTTTCAGGCAGGTTTGATTTGTCTGGTCTGCTGGCAATTATTGATAGCGAGGCGGCAAGAATCAATTCAAAAAGAATCCTCATCGACGGGCCGGATGTCTTTCTCAGGCTCCTTGACGACCTTGTAAAAGAACGCAATGAATTGTACAGTTTCAAAAATTGGCTGGAGGACAACCAGATAACTACTGCGCTTACCATAAAAAAGTATGAAGGGGATTACAACCGCTATGAATTTTTGGACTATCTCTGCGACTGTGTTATCCAGTTAGACCAGCGGGTTTACAATCAGATTGCCACAAGGCGGCTTCGAGTGCTGAAGTGTCGCGGCTCGGACTTCGGCAGGAATGAATACCCGTTCGCAATATATCTCAACGGGGTTAAGATAATCCCCGTTACAACCACATCACTCCAGCACAAAGGTCTTGGCAAATCAGTTTCCAGCGGGGTTGAAAAGCTCGATGAACTCCTTGGCGGGGGCTACAGGAGAAATTCCTGCAACCTGATTTCAGGTACCTCAGGCACAGGGAAAACCACCCTTGTCTGTTCGTTTGTCAGTTCAATATGTCAAAACGGCGAAAAGGCTCTATATATAGATTTTGAAGAATCTCAGCAGGCAGTCGTTGAAGGTATGCTCAGCCCGGGAATCAATCTCAAAGCCCACATAGATAAAGGTCTGCTTAAATTTCACCCGGTAATGCCCGAAGCTCTTGGTGTTGAGGAGCATCTGGTGCGGGTTTTTCGTTTGATTGAAGAGTTTAACCCGGGATTTCTTGTGGTTGATGCCATTTCTGCCTGCAGGCGTATGGGCGATAAGCACGCGGCCTTCGATTATATCCTGAGGCTCATAAACTACTGCAAACAGAGAGGCATTACAACTCTGCTGACAAATCTTGCAGACAACGAGAGAGAGGGTAGGGAAATTACAGGAATTGATCTTTCTTCTGTGATTGACACTGTGATTCTGCTTAGAAACGTTGAATTTCAGGGGCGTTTGAATCGCCTTCTGCTAATACTAAAATCTAGAGCAAGGGCTCATTCAAATCAATGTCATCTTTTCAAAATTACAGACAATGGTATTAAAATAGGCGGTGTGTATTCAGGTGCGGAGAAAAGAGATGAGCGGCGATAACACTTTGATGGTTTTGAGGCTTTATGTGGCCGGAAAAAACGTAAATTCAACTCTGGCCATTGAGAATCTTGAAAAATTGTGCAGAAGATGCAATTCGTTTGAATACGATCTTAAAATTGTAGATGTGCTCAAAAACCCAGAAACTGCGCTGGAAAAGGGGATTTTCGTTACGCCGGCGCTTGAGATTCTTGAACCGGCTCCAGGGGGTATGGTTTACGGAACACTCTCAGACAGTGCTGTTCTAAAACCCTTTTTTCCCAATTTGTGATTAGTTATGGACTTTAATTTGGTGTCAAAGCTAATAATATGGGAAGTAAATTGAGTTATTCCAGAAAATTTATTTATGGTGCTACCGGACTGTTTGGTCTGCTTGCAGCTTTAAGGCTTATTAAAGTTGTTATTAATGAAAGCAGTTTCATTGATTTTCTCGCCTATTACGATATTACAAAGACTATCAGAAATGGGGTTGATCCTTATATTCTTGAAAATTTGTCTTTGCAATGGGGAAAACCGCCTATTGTATTTCCGGGATATACTGCAATATTTTATCCTATCACATTTTTTTCTTCAGTTGCAGCAGGGTATGTATTTTTAGTATTGAATGTGATAATAACTGTCATTCTTTTCTACTTGCTGTTTAGAAAAACAGGCCTGATAAGCAGCGATAAAAAAGATTTGTTAGATTCAGGCTTCCTTCTTACTTTATTCATATTTATGAGCTCCACACCCTATTTTGCATCGCTGGATCACGGGCAGATCACTATAATTGTAACTTTCTTTCTGATTTCGATTCTCTTAACAAAGCATTTCTATCTTAAGGTGTTATTCTTTGGTGCGGCCGCTGCGCTGAAATACTCTATGCTGCCTCTTTACGGTCTTGCTCTGTTTTTCAAAAAAAATTACCGGCTTTGCATATTCTCATTTGTTCTGTTTTTGCTTTTCGCAGCAGTTCCTCTGCTTCTTGGACATAATCTTATCGAGCTCTATTCGAGCTATACAGAACCCCTATTAACTCAGGTTTCAGAGGGAGGCTTCAATACATTCGCTGTGAGCGGATACAATATGATTCACCTGGATTTCATTGCTGTTAAATGGTTGCAATTAACCGCAAAAATATCCTGTGCGGCTTTATTTTTCTATGCCCTGTTCCTAACCAGGAAAGATGAGAACATAAGTATGCATCTTATGTTTTTTATTACCTCCCTGACGATGTTGATATCTTACCATCGACTGTACGATCTTGTTTTTGTTTTGCCCTTTGCGCTTTATCTAATAAATATTTACCTAAGGGAGGGTAAGTTTTTCAAGGCTGCTGTAACTTCAGGCTTTGTTGGTTTCTTTATTATTCCCGAGTCGATCATATTCAATTCTGCGGATTTTTTGGGTAGTTTTGTGAAAGGTAATTCTGCCATTCATTTGACAAGTTTTAATCGAAATCAGTACGCAAATATGTTTCCAGTACTGCCTGCAGCCTGCATCTTTCTCACTATATGGGCATTTTATCTTTTAGTTGTACGATACAGGGAATCGCAAAAATAGGTTGAATATATTAATTTAGAAAGCTGCTATTATGGGAAGTATCAAAAAATTTTCTAAGATCGGCGTGTTTTACAGCGGTAATAAGGCCCGCCTGCTGCTTGTTCTGCTCATACCTTTAGTTCTTCTCGCCCCTTATATTGCCGGCAGCCTCTTCAGCGGAGATACCTTTTTCACCGGCTATTTAATGAATGCCCACGATCAGAATATCTATTACAGTTTTATGAAGCAGGCTCAGGATGGGCATATAAGATTTCTGAACCTCAGCTGCGATATTCCGCACGAGAGGGAGTATATACATACCCTTTTCCTATTGCTTGGCGGGATTTCAGGGCTTTTGAATTTGCCTCTATGGCTTGTTTATCTTGTTTCCAAATATATTTTTTCTGTGTTATTTGGCTTTGCAGCTTGGGCGATGCTCAAAAAAGTCGTATCGGGCGGTTGGCTTACTACCGGCCTTCTTGCTGTTATGCTTGGCTCCGGTTTCGGGCTGTTTGGGAAGATATTCAGTTTAATCTCGGGTATTGAGGTATCAGGGGAGGCGATGTCTTCCTTCCCGGGCGATCTCTGGATGCCTGAGATGACCGTATGGAACTCAATCAACTATACGCCTCTTTTCATTTGGAGCTATCTTCTTATAGTTCTGATTTACGGCGGCATATATTTTGGCGAAAAAAAAGAATCATTCAAACCGTTTTTGGTCTCCGCCGGCTCTGTTTTTCTCATCGGTCTTTCTCATTCATACGACCTCGTTCCAATTGCATTTATATCCTTTGCTTTGTTCCTTTTGTTCAGATTTTTCAAAAGCTGGCCGTTTAAGCAGCGGGTCTTCTGGGGCTACTCTGCTTACGGCGTTTTATTTTTCGCCACACTGCTTTATCAGTATTATGTGCTCAAGACGAATGCCGGTTTCAGCCTCTGGGCGGAGAAGAACGTTAATCTACCGCCAAACTTTATTGTGATTCTAATGGGTTTCGGCCTGCTCTCCCTCGGTTATGTAGAATGTATTCTCAGAGTTTTCAAGTTTAAGCAAATGAGCTTAGAGCTCAAATTTATGGCGATATGGCTCCTTCTACAAACGGCTCTGATGTATTCGCCGTTTGCATTTTCGAGGCGATTTATACTCGGTATTAGTGTGCCGTTAGCTGTGTTTTTCGTGCTGTTTCTCAAGAGACTTCCCAATACAAAATTGCCGCCGAAAATTTCATATACTCTCTGCGGGCTTCTGCTTTGTATTACTTTTCTTACGCCTGCCTATCAAGTTGCTGCAAATTTCGGGAAAGTGGTTATCAGAGACTCAAGATTTTTCTATTCTCAAGAGGCCTATTCCGCCTACAGCTATATCTCCAATAACCTTACTGAAGAAGATACATTGCTTTCCGGTATTAAAGAGTCTAACAGGGCACTGAGATTCAGCTCAGCGCCGGTATCAGCAGGGAGCACTCAGCAAACGCCGGAGGATGTACGGAATAAGGTGGAGGTTCTTTTCTCTCAAGCCGGCGGGGAGCTTGATAATTTCGTTCAGAACAGAGGCATAAGCCATATCTTGTGCAATAAATCAGAGCATAAAGCCTTCCTCAATAAAAATAAAGGTTTTCTCAGTAAAAATGATGTTGTTTTTGAAAATGATCTTTATATTGTTTATGAAGTGATGTGATTTGCCCTCGGCATAATCTCTTGATACGTTTGAATGTTTTGGCATAAGTTTATAAAAATAGAGCGTAAAATTGATATTTATCAAAATAAACTATCCATCAGGATAAATAAGCAAAAGATGATTTTGATTTTAGAATGTTTTCTATTAAATATAATAATACCATTATTTTTATTCAGTTTTTTAAGGGGCATTGAATGAATCCCTCTCATGGGGAAGTTAAAGAGAACATTGAATTATTTGATTTTTCTGCTGATTTTGAGCCGAAAGATGAAGAAAACGCTGATTTTGTTAGTGTTGTAATTCCGGTTTATAAAGAAGAAGCCAACATCCCGTTAGTCGTGAGAGAGGTTTCTAAGGTTTTAGAAGCAGGCAAATATTCATATGAGCTCATTTTGGTTGATGATAACAGTCAGGATGGGTCTGTTGAACAATTAAAGAAGCTCCAGCAGGAAGGGCTTCCAGTATGTATGATTGTTAGGAAAAATCAGAGGGGGCTGAGTTCAGCAGTTATAGAGGGATTTAAGAGGGCGAAAGGTTCAGTGCTGGTTTGTATGGATGCTGATTTGAGCCATCCCCCAAAAACTTTACCGGAATTGATTAAAGCTGTCTTAGAGGAGCAGGCAGATTTTGCGATAGGAAGCAGATATGTCGAAGGTGCGGCAATTGAAAAGGACAGTAGCATTTTCAGGCGTTTGAGCGGTAAGATCGCAAGATTGATGGCTTTGCCGTTCACTAAAGCCAAAGATCCGGTGTCCGGTTTTTTTGCTTTGAAGAAACAAACCTTTCTAAGCAGCGCATATTTAAATCCCATAGGATCTAAAATCGGCCTTGAGCTGATCGTAAAATGCGGCTGCAGGAATATCAAAGAGATCCCAATATTCTTCTCAGACAGGAAATCCGGCAGCAGTAAGCTTAATTTCAAAGAGCAGCTCAGATATATCCAGCACATAAAAAGATTATTCGATTATAAATACGGCAATCTGGCAAAATTCTTTCAGTTCTGCATTGTCGGGGCAACAGGGGCCGTTGTTGACCTTACATCATACAACATCTTTATGAGTTTTATGCCAATAGAAACAGCCAGAATAATTGCTATTATCACAGCAATGACTTGGAATTTCGAAATGAACAGGCGCTTTACATTCAGCTACGGCAAGCACCGGCACTGGTTAAAGCAGTACTTCGGTTTTGTTTGCTGCTGCTCTATAGGGGCAGTGGTGAACTGGTTTGTCAGTATGTCATTAAGCAGGAATTTTGAATTCTGGTCAGAGCATCTAACCCTGGCGGCAGCTGTTGGAATACTATGCGGCACGTTATTTAATTTCCTGCTGAACAGATTTTGGGTT
This window of the Sedimentisphaera salicampi genome carries:
- the kaiC gene encoding circadian clock protein KaiC: MYSESSQDEKFPETAGIAKAATGINGLDEILMGGLPSGSLTLINGGPGTGKTILGSEFIYRGAINGEPGIILSFEEKAETLKNNALTLGWDFRKLENENKLSVIEARIDPQAVLSGRFDLSGLLAIIDSEAARINSKRILIDGPDVFLRLLDDLVKERNELYSFKNWLEDNQITTALTIKKYEGDYNRYEFLDYLCDCVIQLDQRVYNQIATRRLRVLKCRGSDFGRNEYPFAIYLNGVKIIPVTTTSLQHKGLGKSVSSGVEKLDELLGGGYRRNSCNLISGTSGTGKTTLVCSFVSSICQNGEKALYIDFEESQQAVVEGMLSPGINLKAHIDKGLLKFHPVMPEALGVEEHLVRVFRLIEEFNPGFLVVDAISACRRMGDKHAAFDYILRLINYCKQRGITTLLTNLADNEREGREITGIDLSSVIDTVILLRNVEFQGRLNRLLLILKSRARAHSNQCHLFKITDNGIKIGGVYSGAEKRDERR
- a CDS encoding circadian clock KaiB family protein: MSGDNTLMVLRLYVAGKNVNSTLAIENLEKLCRRCNSFEYDLKIVDVLKNPETALEKGIFVTPALEILEPAPGGMVYGTLSDSAVLKPFFPNL
- a CDS encoding glycosyltransferase 87 family protein, whose amino-acid sequence is MGSKLSYSRKFIYGATGLFGLLAALRLIKVVINESSFIDFLAYYDITKTIRNGVDPYILENLSLQWGKPPIVFPGYTAIFYPITFFSSVAAGYVFLVLNVIITVILFYLLFRKTGLISSDKKDLLDSGFLLTLFIFMSSTPYFASLDHGQITIIVTFFLISILLTKHFYLKVLFFGAAAALKYSMLPLYGLALFFKKNYRLCIFSFVLFLLFAAVPLLLGHNLIELYSSYTEPLLTQVSEGGFNTFAVSGYNMIHLDFIAVKWLQLTAKISCAALFFYALFLTRKDENISMHLMFFITSLTMLISYHRLYDLVFVLPFALYLINIYLREGKFFKAAVTSGFVGFFIIPESIIFNSADFLGSFVKGNSAIHLTSFNRNQYANMFPVLPAACIFLTIWAFYLLVVRYRESQK
- a CDS encoding glycosyltransferase, with the translated sequence MNPSHGEVKENIELFDFSADFEPKDEENADFVSVVIPVYKEEANIPLVVREVSKVLEAGKYSYELILVDDNSQDGSVEQLKKLQQEGLPVCMIVRKNQRGLSSAVIEGFKRAKGSVLVCMDADLSHPPKTLPELIKAVLEEQADFAIGSRYVEGAAIEKDSSIFRRLSGKIARLMALPFTKAKDPVSGFFALKKQTFLSSAYLNPIGSKIGLELIVKCGCRNIKEIPIFFSDRKSGSSKLNFKEQLRYIQHIKRLFDYKYGNLAKFFQFCIVGATGAVVDLTSYNIFMSFMPIETARIIAIITAMTWNFEMNRRFTFSYGKHRHWLKQYFGFVCCCSIGAVVNWFVSMSLSRNFEFWSEHLTLAAAVGILCGTLFNFLLNRFWVYRKKD